The genome window CTGCCGCCAGCAGCGAATACAAGGTGACCCGCGCCGACAACGAGGCATAGAACGGCGGCACCAGGCACATCAATAGCCACAGCCCGGCACCGGCAAAGATGCCCGGCACACTGGGCGTGTTTTGCACGAAGGCACGCATGGCGGTCCAGTTCATCGCGGCGCTGAGCAACAGCACCACGTTGCCGATGATCAGCGCAACGAAGTCCATGCCCATGCCGCGCACGACGATCAGCCCCGTGCCCAGGGAGGCGAGCAGCAGCATGATGCTCAGGTAGCCCAGGGTCGGCTCGCGGCCACGGCTCCAGGCATGCGCCGTGAGCAGGCCCATCAGGCAGAATACGAACACGGCCACTATCAGGAGTGTCGGGATGTGCAGCATCATTTCCTTGAACCCGGCGCAGAGAGATCCTTCTTGGGGCGCGATTGTAGCCGTATCCGCGACAGCCAGTGAGGTCATCGCCAACTTGACGCTGACAAGGCCGGCGCGACATCCTCCTGTTCCTTTGAGCAAAGGCCCGACCATGCACAGCAGCCCCGTTCGCATCACCGCCGAAGAGACCCTCTCGGACAACTGGTACCTTTTGAAAAAATACACGTTTGACTTGCGCCGCCGGGATGGCACTTGGCAAGCCCAGACCCGTGAAGTGTATGACCGAGGCAACGGGGCGACCATCCTGTTGTACAACCGTGAGCGGCGCACGGTGCTGCTGATTCGGCAGTTTCGCATGCCCACCTTCGTCAATGATTACCCGGGTTACTTGATCGAAACCGCTGCCGGTTTGCTGGACAACGCCAGCCCCGAAGAGCGCATTCGCCTGGAAGCCGAAGAAGAGACCGGCTACCGCGTGGGCCATGTGGAAAAGATCTATTCGGCGTTCATGAGTCCGGGGTCGGTGACCGAGCGGATTCACTTCTTTATCGGCGAATACCAGCCGGCGGATCAGGTGGGCGCGGGGGGTGGCCTGGAGGCGGAGGGCGAAGACATCGAGGTGCTGGAACGCAGCTTTGAACAGGCGCTGGCGATGGTGCAGAGCGGTGAGATTGTGGATGGCAAAACCATCATGTTGTTGCAGTACCTTGAATTGCGCATGTTGAAAGAAGGGTGGTGATGCCTGATGCGCTGGTGTGCATTGTGGTGTGTACTGGTGGCGGGCAGTAGCCAGGCCGGCGATACGTTCTACACCTGGGCCGAGCCTGTGCCGTCTGCACCGGGCACACTGTTGCGCAGCGAAGCACTCACACCGCAGCAAAGCCTCGCCTCGGCCGCGCAGAACCTGCGGATTTTGTACACCTCCACTGATGGGCTCGACGGCACCACACCCATTGCGGTGTCCGGTGCGCTGTTCGTGCCCAAGGGCACACCGCCAGTGGGTGGCTGGCCGCTGATGGCCTGGGCCCATGGCACGGTCGGCAGTGCTGACCGTTGTGCACCGTCGCTTAACGAGCGCAGCCCACGGGATACGCGCTACCTCAATTATTGGCTCGACCAGGGCTACGCGATTGTGGCCACCGATTATCAGGGGTTGGGCACGCCGGGCCTGCACCCTTACGGGCTCACTCGGCCGCTGGCCTATGGTGTGCTGGACAGTATTCGTGCCGTCGGTGCCGCGGATTTCAACCTGTCCAGGCGCGTGGTGGTATTCGGGCAGTCCCAGGGCGGCCGGGCGGCGTTTGCCACGGCGGTATCGGCCAAAGGCTATGCGCCGGAGCTGGATATTGTGGGCGTGGTGGCGACGGGGACACCGTATGCCACCGCGCATGCGCAAGGCCAAAGCCCGGAGCTTGAAAATGCCCGCCGCTCGGTGGTGCCCACGTTTGCCTATAACCTCTTGCGGCTGAGCACGGCCAGTTTGCTGGACCCCGCCTTTGTGCCGGCCGATTACTTGGCCGAGCAGGCGCTGCCAGCGTTCAAAGCCAGTCAGGAGGAGTGTCTGCATGCCATCGAGCAGCGGGTGGTGGCGCACGGGTTGACCTTTAACAACAGCTTCAAGCGGTCACCCAAGGCGGCGCTGGATCGGGTCAATCGGGCGTCGGCTTATCCCTCGTTGAAAACCGACATTCCGCTGTTTTTGGGGACCGGCGGCAAGGACCGCGATGTGTTTGTGCCGGGGCAGAAGGCGTTGGTGCGGGATGCGTGCAAGGTTGGGGACCGGGTTGAATGGCATTTTTATCCGGAGCTGGATCACTCCGCGACTGTTAATGGGTCTTTGGGCGATTCGAGCGGGTTTGTTCGGCGCGCGTTTGCGGGGGCGGTGATTGGCGGCAATTGTGGGCGCTGATAGGTGTCGACCTCCCGACTACCGGCTATTGTCAGAATTTTCCCACAAGAGTACAAATGTACTCCATGACGACTCTAACTCCCCGCCGCACTGCCATCCTGACCTTTATCCGCGAGCGTATCGCGCAACAAGGCCAGCCCCCCAGCCTCGCCGAGATCGCCGAGGCGTTTGGCTTCGCCTCGCGCAGTGTGGCTCGCAAGCATGTGGTGGCGCTGACCGAAGCCGGCTTCATTGAGGTCAACCCCAATCAGGCGCGTGGTATCCGTCTGCTCAACCAACCGGCACGCCCCGAATGGCTGGACGTCCCCGTCCTCGGCCGCGTCGCGGCAGGCTTGCCCATCGGCGCCGATGCTGAGGTGCACAGCCGTCTGCAACTCGACCCTGGCACCTTCGCGAAAACCCCTGACTACCTGCTGCGCGTGCAGGGCGACTCAATGATCGAAGACGGCATTCTCGATGGCGACCTGGTGGGCGTACGCCGCAGCGCCGAGGCCTTGAACGGACAAATCGTCGTGGCGCGCCTGGACGGCGAAGTCACCATCAAACGCTTCGAGCGTCACGGCGAGCATGTACGCCTGCTGCCACGCAACCCCGCGTATCAACCCATCGTGGTAGGCCCCGATCAGGACCTGGCCATTGAAGGGGTGTTCTGCGGCCTGGTGAGGCAAGGCTGATGGGCGCCGTCGTTGCCCTGGACTCGCTGTTCAATGGCGGCCGAGTCTGGAAGGGCCGGCCTGCCGCACCAGCGGCCAGCGTGCATCCCACAGGGCTTGCGGCGCTGGATGCGGTGCTGCCCAGCGGCGGCTGGCCAGAGTCGGCCTTGAGTGAAATCCTGATCGCCAAGGAGGGCGTTGGCGAACTGCAATTGGTACTGCCGACTCTGGCGCGGTTGTCGGCGGCAGGCGAGCGCATTGTGCTGGTGGCACCGCCCTATACTCCGTACCCTCACGCCTGGCAGAACGCCGGGGTGGATTTGCGTCAGCTCTCGGTGATCCAGGCCGACGAACGCGATGCCTTGTGGGCGGTGGAGCAGTGCCTGCGTTCGGGCAGTTGCGGCGCGGTGTTGTGCTGGCCGCGCAAGGCCGATGACCGGGCCTTGCGCCGCTTGCAGGTGGCGGCGGAAACCGGACAGACCCTGGCGTTTGCCTGGCGATCCTTGAATGAGGCGGTCAACGCTTCGCCCGCCGCCTTGCGCCTGGCGGTCGAAGCCAGGCCGGCCCAGGTGCGCGTGCTCAAGTGCCGTGGTGGGCTGGCCCATCCGGCGCCGATTGCCCTGGCGGGGCACTGAGGTTGCCATGCGCTGGGTGTGTATTGTCTTCCCGCAATTGGCGCTGGACGGGGTGCAGCGTCTGCATCCCGAACCCGACCAACCGCTGGCGCTGCTGGCCGGTACGCCGCAGCGTCGTGTGTTGCAAACCGTCAATGACGCCGCGCGCGCCTTGGGGTTACGCCCCGGCCAATCCCTGACGGCGGCGCATGCCCTGGCCAAGACCTTTGCCTGCGCCGAATACGACCCCGCAGAGATCGAGCGTTGGCAGCAGTTTCTCGCGGCCTGGGCCTACCGTTTCAGTTCCCAGGTCAGCGTGTATTACCCGCGCGCCTTGCTGTTCGAGATCGAATCGAGCCTTGGTTTGTTCGGGCCGTGGCCGCAGCTTGAGGCGCGTTTGCGCCAGGAGCTGACCGAACTGGGGTTTCGCCACCGTATCGTCGCGGCGCCCAACCCGGCGGCGGCGCGGGTGCTGGCGAATATCTACGATGGTCTGGCCGTGGCCGATGATCACGCCTTGATGCAGGCGTTGGCGCCATTGCCTGTCGACCGCGCGGGCCTTGACCCGCAAGCCGCGACGGCTTTGTCGCGTATGGGCCTGCGTACGTTGGCCCAGGTGCAGGCGTTGCCTCGGCATACCCTGGCACGGCGCTTTGACGCGGAGTTGCTCAAGCACCTGGATGCGCTGAGCGGGCAGCGGCCGTTGGCCCTGGCGTTCTATCAGCCGCCGGATCGCTTCGATGTGCGCATCGAGTTGAATTTCGATGTGCAATCCCACCAGGCGCTGCTGTTCCCCTTGCGTCGTTTAACGGGCGACCTATCCGCCTTCCTGTGTGGGCGTGACAGCGGCGTGCAGCGCTTTGACCTGCACCTGGAACACGCCCAGGCGCCCGACAGCGTGATCAAGGTCGGCCTGCTCAGCGCCGAACGCGAACCGGCGATGCTGTTCGAGCTGGCCCGCGGGCGCCTGGAGCAGGTGCACGTCACCGCGCCGGTACGCGGCTTTCGTTTGGTGGCCCAGGACTTGCCGGTATTTGTGCCGCAACGCCAGGACCTGTTCGACGACCGCCCGCAACAGACCTTGCCCTGGGCGCAACTGCGCGAACGCCTGCGTGCGCGTCTGGGGGACGAGGCGGTGCAAGGCCTGCGCTTTCACGCCGACCACCGCCCTGAATGCGCCTGGCAAGCGGCCGCCGATAACCGCGCGTGCCCGACCTTGAACAAGGTGCAACGCCCCGGTTGGTTGTTGCCCGAACCGACCTTGCTGGCCGAGCACGGCGTACAGATTTTGATGGGCCCGGAACGCATCGAATCGGGCTGGTGGGATGGCGCCGATATCCGCCGCGACTATTACCTGATCCAGACCCGCGCCGGTCAGCAAGGCTGGGCCTACCGCACGGTGGGGCAAAGCGATGGGCTGTGGCTGCAAGGCTGGTTTGCATGAGCTACGCCGAGCTGCATTGCCTGTCCAATTTCAGTTTTCAGCGCGGCGCTTCGAGTGCGCTGGAGTTGTTCGAGCGCGCCAGGCGTCAGGGCTACAGCGCCCTGGCGATCACCGACGAATGCACCTTGTCGGGCATCGTGCGTGCCTGGCAGGCGGCGAAGGCGGTGGACTTGCCGTTGATCATCGGCAGCGAGATGCGCATCGAGAACGGCCCGAAACTGGTGTTGCTGGTGGAAAACCTGACCGGCTACCAGCACCTGTGCCGCTTGATTACCGTGGCTCGCCGCCGCGCCGAAAAAGGCCGCTATCGCCTGCTGCAAGAGGACTTCGATCAACCGCTGCCGGGCCTGCTGGCGCTGTGGGTGGCCGAAGACAGCGACACCCAGGCCTCGATCCAATGGGTGCGCCGCACCTTCGCCGAGCGCCTGTGGCTGGCGGTGCACCTGCACTGCGGCCAGGACGATACGCGCCATCTGGAGCAGCGCTTGCACCTGGCTGCCAGCCTGCAGATTCCGGCGGTGGCGTGCGGCGATGTGCACATGCATGCGCGTGGCCGCCGCGCCCTGCAAGACACCATGACCGCGATCCGGCATCACGTGTCGGTGGCCGAAGCCGGTACGCGTTTACACCCCAATGGCGAGCGGCATTTGCGCAGCCTGGAGGCCCTGGCCGCGTTGTACCCGCAAGCCTTGCTTGACGAGACCTTGGCCATCGCGCGTCGCTGCACCTTCGACTTGAGCCAGTTGCGCTACCACTACCCGCGCGAGCTGGTGCCCGAAGGGCATAACGCAAAATCCTGGTTGCGCGCCGTGACCGAAGAAGGCATCGCGCAGCGTTGGCCGCAGGGCGTCGATGCGAAGACCTTGCAGCAGATCAACCATGAACTGGAGTTGATCAGCGAGCTGGGCTACGAAAGCTATTTCCTCACGGTGCATGACATTGTGCGCTTCGCCCGCAGCCGCTCGATCCTGTGCCAGGGCCGGGGCTCGGCGGCCAACTCGGCGGTGTGTTTTGCCTTGGGTATCACCGAGATCAACCCAAGCCTGATGAACATGCTGTTCGAGCGCTTCCTGTCCAGGGAGCGCAACGAGCCGCCGGATATCGATGTCGATTTTGAACACGAACGCCGCGAAGAAGTGCTGCAGTACGTGTTCCAGCGCTACGGCCGCACCCGCGCGGCATTGACGGCGGTGGTCAGTTGTTACCACGCGGCCGGTGCGGTGCGCGATGTGGCCAAGGCCCTTGGCTTGCCGCCGGATCAGATCAATGCCCTGGCCGAGTGCTGCGGGCGCTGGAGCGAAGATGCGCCGCCCCTTGAACGCCTGCGTGAAGGTGGCTTCGACCCGCAAAGCCCGATCCTGCGCCGGGTGCTTACGCTGACCCAGCAATTGATCGGCTTCCCTCGGCACCTGTCCCAGCACCCCGGCGGTTTTGTGATTTCCGAATACCCGCTGGACACTCTGGTGCCGGTGGAAAACGCCGCCATGGCCGAGCGCACCATCATCCAGTGGGACAAGGACGACCTCGACGCCGTCGGCCTGCTCAAGGTGGATATCCTGGCGCTGGGCATGCTCAGCGCGATCCGCCGCTGCTTCGATTTGCTGCGTCGCCATCGCAACCTGAACCTGTCACTGGCGGACATCCCCAAGGAAGATGCCGCCACCTACGCGATGATCAGCAAGGCCGACACCATCGGCGTGTTCCAGATCGAGTCGCGGGCGCAGATGTCGATGTTGCCGAGGCTGCGCCCGCAAACCTTCTACGACCTGGTGATTGAGGTCGCCATCGTGCGGCCCGGGCCGATTCAGGGTGGCATGGTGCATCCGTATCTGCGTCGGCGAAACAAGGAAGAGCCCACGACCTATCCTTCTGCGCAGCTCAAGGCGGTGCTGGAGCGCACCTTGGGCGTGCCGCTGTTTCAGGAACAGGTGATGCAAATCGCCATGGTGGCCGCCGACTACGGCCCCGGCGAGGCCGACCAGTTGCGGCGCTCGATGGCCGCCTGGAAACGCCATGGCGGGCTTGAACCGCATCAGGAACGCCTGCGCACCGGCATGTTGAAAAACGGCTACAGCGAGGCCTTTGCCGCGCAGATCTTCGAGCAGATCAAAGGCTTTGGCAGCTATGGTTTTCCCGAGTCCCACGCGGCCAGTTTCGCCTTGTTGACCTATGCCAGTTGCTGGCTCAAATGCCATGAGCCGGCGGCCTTCGCCTGTGCGTTGATCAACAGCTGGCCCATGGGCTTCTACAGCCCGGACCAGATCCTGCAGGACGCGCGGCGCCATCGGTTGCAGGTGCGCCCGGTGGATGTGCTGGCCAGTGACTGGGATTGCAGCCTGGAGCCCATCGACGGCCAGCAACCGGCGATTCGCATGGGCTTGCGCATGATCGCGGGGTTTCGCGAAGAGGACGGGCGACGTATCGAAGGGGCGCGTCAACACCGGGCCTTCAGCGACATCGCCGACCTGGACGCGCGTGCCGGGCTGGATGCCCGGGCCCAAGCGTTGCTGGCCGATGCCGGTGCGTTGCGCGCGTTGGCCGGTAATCGACACGCCGCGCGCTGGGAGGTCGCCGGCGTGCACAAGCAACTCGGGCTGTTTGCCTGCCTGCCCAGTCCTGACGAGGCGACGGTGGCGCTGCCGGCCCCCACGGTCGGCGAAGACCTGCAGGCTGACTACGCTACACTCGGTACCACCCTTGGCCCGCACCCGTTGGCGTTGTTGCGCGATGAACTGCGTAAGCGGCGCTGTCGCAGCTCCGTGGAGTTGATGGCGGTGGCGCATGGGCGCAATGTCAGCGTTGCCGGCTTGGTCACCGGCCGGCAACGCCCAGGCACCGCCAGTGGCGTCACCTTTGTCACTCTGGAGGATGAGTTCGGCAACCTCAATGTGGTCGTCTGGCGCGACCTGGCTGAGCGTCAGCGTCAGGCCCTGGTCGGTTCGCGGCTGCTGAAAGTCGACGGGCGCTGGGAGGCGGTGGGCGAAGTACGGCACCTGATCGCCGGGCGTTTGACTGACCTGACAGCGTTGCTGGAAGGGATCAATGTGCGCAGTCGGGATTTTCACTAGTTGCCCATGTCTCCATGGATAAGCTATATGCAATGAAACGATTTATTGCCGCCAGGCTCCAAGCTTTTATCAGTGGAACTGTGCCACTTACCCACCCCTTTGTTCGCCAAGAGCCAACCGATGCATTTTTTGTCCAATACCCATGGCTGCGAAGGCTGGGGCGGTGAAATGGCCCAGCGGATCCGCGCGTTCGATTGGTCATCCACCGCGTTGGGGCCCATTGACGCGTGGCCCCATAGCTTGAGCTGCGCCGTACAGATGCTGCTGGCATCGCCCATGCCGATGGTGATGCTCTGGGGGCCGTTGGGGTACATGATTTACAACGACAGTTATTCGGTGTTTGCCGGTGGCCGG of Pseudomonas fluorescens contains these proteins:
- a CDS encoding NUDIX domain-containing protein, which codes for MHSSPVRITAEETLSDNWYLLKKYTFDLRRRDGTWQAQTREVYDRGNGATILLYNRERRTVLLIRQFRMPTFVNDYPGYLIETAAGLLDNASPEERIRLEAEEETGYRVGHVEKIYSAFMSPGSVTERIHFFIGEYQPADQVGAGGGLEAEGEDIEVLERSFEQALAMVQSGEIVDGKTIMLLQYLELRMLKEGW
- the lexA gene encoding transcriptional repressor LexA, with translation MYSMTTLTPRRTAILTFIRERIAQQGQPPSLAEIAEAFGFASRSVARKHVVALTEAGFIEVNPNQARGIRLLNQPARPEWLDVPVLGRVAAGLPIGADAEVHSRLQLDPGTFAKTPDYLLRVQGDSMIEDGILDGDLVGVRRSAEALNGQIVVARLDGEVTIKRFERHGEHVRLLPRNPAYQPIVVGPDQDLAIEGVFCGLVRQG
- a CDS encoding alpha/beta fold hydrolase, whose protein sequence is MRWCALWCVLVAGSSQAGDTFYTWAEPVPSAPGTLLRSEALTPQQSLASAAQNLRILYTSTDGLDGTTPIAVSGALFVPKGTPPVGGWPLMAWAHGTVGSADRCAPSLNERSPRDTRYLNYWLDQGYAIVATDYQGLGTPGLHPYGLTRPLAYGVLDSIRAVGAADFNLSRRVVVFGQSQGGRAAFATAVSAKGYAPELDIVGVVATGTPYATAHAQGQSPELENARRSVVPTFAYNLLRLSTASLLDPAFVPADYLAEQALPAFKASQEECLHAIEQRVVAHGLTFNNSFKRSPKAALDRVNRASAYPSLKTDIPLFLGTGGKDRDVFVPGQKALVRDACKVGDRVEWHFYPELDHSATVNGSLGDSSGFVRRAFAGAVIGGNCGR
- a CDS encoding error-prone DNA polymerase, coding for MAARLVCMSYAELHCLSNFSFQRGASSALELFERARRQGYSALAITDECTLSGIVRAWQAAKAVDLPLIIGSEMRIENGPKLVLLVENLTGYQHLCRLITVARRRAEKGRYRLLQEDFDQPLPGLLALWVAEDSDTQASIQWVRRTFAERLWLAVHLHCGQDDTRHLEQRLHLAASLQIPAVACGDVHMHARGRRALQDTMTAIRHHVSVAEAGTRLHPNGERHLRSLEALAALYPQALLDETLAIARRCTFDLSQLRYHYPRELVPEGHNAKSWLRAVTEEGIAQRWPQGVDAKTLQQINHELELISELGYESYFLTVHDIVRFARSRSILCQGRGSAANSAVCFALGITEINPSLMNMLFERFLSRERNEPPDIDVDFEHERREEVLQYVFQRYGRTRAALTAVVSCYHAAGAVRDVAKALGLPPDQINALAECCGRWSEDAPPLERLREGGFDPQSPILRRVLTLTQQLIGFPRHLSQHPGGFVISEYPLDTLVPVENAAMAERTIIQWDKDDLDAVGLLKVDILALGMLSAIRRCFDLLRRHRNLNLSLADIPKEDAATYAMISKADTIGVFQIESRAQMSMLPRLRPQTFYDLVIEVAIVRPGPIQGGMVHPYLRRRNKEEPTTYPSAQLKAVLERTLGVPLFQEQVMQIAMVAADYGPGEADQLRRSMAAWKRHGGLEPHQERLRTGMLKNGYSEAFAAQIFEQIKGFGSYGFPESHAASFALLTYASCWLKCHEPAAFACALINSWPMGFYSPDQILQDARRHRLQVRPVDVLASDWDCSLEPIDGQQPAIRMGLRMIAGFREEDGRRIEGARQHRAFSDIADLDARAGLDARAQALLADAGALRALAGNRHAARWEVAGVHKQLGLFACLPSPDEATVALPAPTVGEDLQADYATLGTTLGPHPLALLRDELRKRRCRSSVELMAVAHGRNVSVAGLVTGRQRPGTASGVTFVTLEDEFGNLNVVVWRDLAERQRQALVGSRLLKVDGRWEAVGEVRHLIAGRLTDLTALLEGINVRSRDFH
- a CDS encoding Y-family DNA polymerase: MRWVCIVFPQLALDGVQRLHPEPDQPLALLAGTPQRRVLQTVNDAARALGLRPGQSLTAAHALAKTFACAEYDPAEIERWQQFLAAWAYRFSSQVSVYYPRALLFEIESSLGLFGPWPQLEARLRQELTELGFRHRIVAAPNPAAARVLANIYDGLAVADDHALMQALAPLPVDRAGLDPQAATALSRMGLRTLAQVQALPRHTLARRFDAELLKHLDALSGQRPLALAFYQPPDRFDVRIELNFDVQSHQALLFPLRRLTGDLSAFLCGRDSGVQRFDLHLEHAQAPDSVIKVGLLSAEREPAMLFELARGRLEQVHVTAPVRGFRLVAQDLPVFVPQRQDLFDDRPQQTLPWAQLRERLRARLGDEAVQGLRFHADHRPECAWQAAADNRACPTLNKVQRPGWLLPEPTLLAEHGVQILMGPERIESGWWDGADIRRDYYLIQTRAGQQGWAYRTVGQSDGLWLQGWFA
- the imuA gene encoding translesion DNA synthesis-associated protein ImuA, with product MGAVVALDSLFNGGRVWKGRPAAPAASVHPTGLAALDAVLPSGGWPESALSEILIAKEGVGELQLVLPTLARLSAAGERIVLVAPPYTPYPHAWQNAGVDLRQLSVIQADERDALWAVEQCLRSGSCGAVLCWPRKADDRALRRLQVAAETGQTLAFAWRSLNEAVNASPAALRLAVEARPAQVRVLKCRGGLAHPAPIALAGH